Proteins found in one Drosophila innubila isolate TH190305 chromosome X, UK_Dinn_1.0, whole genome shotgun sequence genomic segment:
- the LOC117792114 gene encoding homeobox protein B-H2, translating into MTTMPPEMSTTTAAVGDTPGSLTPSPTTTSTQAPRSRFMITDILAGSAAAAAAAAAAAAAMAAAAAGRSSASPSDDCYASPMGRDPQQAQQQHHQQQHQQQQQQQHHQQQQQQQQQQQSQQQAALQHYLAQQQQLLRFEREREREREREREREQYHHMTPLLAHFPPSHYAVLQQQQQQQQQHSHSHPHHHQLQLERERERERERIEALHRHGANVPLVAAAAAAAAAAGGHVEGGHDERSRSPLVLHSLAAGNNNNHTNNNNNNNNISGSSNNNNSNNNGNAGGMLLGGTGSSISGDQASTIDDSDSDDCGGKDDDGEDSLKNGNSGANGDSHLGLSLSKKQRKARTAFTDHQLQTLEKSFERQKYLSVQDRMELANKLELSDCQVKTWYQNRRTKWKRQTAVGLELLAEAGNYAAFQRLYGGATPYLSAWPYAAAAAAQSPHGAPPSAIDIYYRQAAAAAALQKPSLPATYMYPSRMPPGMGLPGMPPPPGATPMLSGYYAPPLAPRERSPATSQSANSEADYERSSSSRQRLQTPSPPLNPGSPPPRREHVTEEAPLAAKAPSSPATEPLTVTLTERGELAALPAVEVDEDEDDEELALDV; encoded by the exons ATGACCACAATGCCACCGGAAATGTCCACAACTACGGCTGCCGTTGGGGACACTCCGGGCAGCCTGACGCCatcgccaacaacaacatcgacgcAGGCGCCGCGTTCCCGTTTCATGATCACCGACATTTTGGCCGGCagcgctgccgccgccgccgccgctgctgccgctgctgctgcaatgGCAGCCGCTGCCGCTGGTCGCAGTTCGGCCAGTCCGTCCGACGATTGCTATGCGTCGCCAATGGGCCGTGATCCGCAGcaggcacagcagcaacaccatcaacagcaacaccaacaacagcagcagcagcaacatcaccagcaacaacagcagcaacaacaacaacaacagtcgcaACAACAGGCTGCCTTGCAACATTATCTcgcccagcagcaacaactcctGCGCTTCGAGcgtgagcgagagagagagagggagcgggAACGGGAGCGTGAACAATATCATCATATGACGCCACTGTTGGCACACTTTCCGCCCAGCCATTACGCcgtgctgcaacaacagcaacaacaacaacagcaacatt CGCATTCGCATccgcatcatcatcagctgcagttggaacgggaacgagaacgagaacggGAACGTATTGAGGCACTGCATCGACATGGCGCCAACGTGCCTCTCgtcgctgccgccgccgctgccgctgctgcagctggGGGGCATGTGGAGGGGGGGCATGATGAACGATCGCGTTCGCCATTGGTGCTACACTCGCTGGcagctggcaacaacaataaccatactaataataacaacaacaacaacaacattagtgggagtagcaacaacaacaacagcaacaacaatgggaaTGCAGGTGGCATGTTGCTTGGTGGCACGGGCAGCAGCATCAGCGGGGATCAGGCGAGCACCATcgacgacagcgacagcgacgatTGCG GTGGCAAGGACGACGATGGCGAGGATAGCTTGAAGAACGGCAACAGCGGCGCCAATGGCGACTCCCATTTGGGCCTGAGTCTGAGTAAAAAGCAACGAAAAGCACGCACCGCATTCACGGATCATCAGCTGCAGACACTGGAGAAATCCTTTGAGAGACAAAAGTATCTCAGCGTTCAGGATCGCATGGAGTTGGCCAACAAATTGGAGTTGAGCGATTGCCAGGTGAAAACTTGGTATCAGAATCGCAG AACGAAATGGAAGCGCCAAACTGCCGTTGGACTTGAGCTGCTCGCGGAGGCCGGCAACTATGCGGCCTTTCAACGTCTATATGGCGGTGCCACGCCGTATTTGAGCGCCTGGCCGTATGCGGCAGCTGCAGCCGCACAATCGCCGCATGGGGCGCCACCGTCGGCAATTGATATCTATTATCGACAGGCGGCGGCAGCTGCCGCATTGCAGAAGCCATCACTGCCTGCCACCTACATGTATCCAAGTCGCATGCCACCGGGCATGGGGCTGCCAGGCATGCCCCCACCGCCCGGTGCCACGCCCATGCTCAGTGGCTATTATGCCCCGCCGTTGGCGCCACGCGAACGTTCCCCTGCCACCAGCCAGAGCGCCAACAGCGAAGCGGACTAcgagcgcagcagcagcagtcgacAGCGATTGCAGACACCCAGTCCGCCCTTGAATCCCGGCAGTCCGCCGCCGAGGAGAGAGCACGTCACCGAGGAGGCGCCTCTAGCCGCCAAAGCGCCGTCGTCGCCAGCGACGGAGCCGTTGACGGTGACGCTGACAGAGCGGGGTGAGTTGGCAGCGCTGCCTGCTGTGGAggtggatgaggatgaggacgaCGAGGAGCTGGCACTGGATGTGTAA